From a region of the Vaginimicrobium propionicum genome:
- the nagA gene encoding N-acetylglucosamine-6-phosphate deacetylase, with translation MVDFRCENLVVGDGRVLHDAGLTIVGDRVAFITEKPSLGAEPLDGWVVPGFVDTHCHGGGGAEFSDPNPQTVENAVNIHRLHGTTTLFASTVTAPINTLRDQLTRLRAFTEAGLIAGVHLEGPFLATEKSGAHHKESLINPSQEAIDALLNAGRDSIKMVTIAPELPGALDAIPRLTEAGIAVAFGHSNASSEQTHAGIAAGIRVATHLFNAMNAINHRAPGPIPALLTDSKVAIELICDGIHLEKDVIKMAVQTAGVERVILVTDAMAAAGAPEGDYSLGGLPVRVTNHTARLITPGQTLGAIAGSTLTMDRAFWFMVNALGFSIAQTSLMASTNPARTHHLPEVGELTPGKYADLCLLDNHAQLTAVMRHGQWLNSAGR, from the coding sequence GTGGTTGATTTTCGCTGTGAAAATCTGGTTGTCGGCGATGGCCGCGTGCTACACGACGCCGGACTAACCATCGTTGGTGATCGGGTGGCGTTCATCACCGAAAAACCGTCACTTGGAGCGGAACCCCTTGACGGATGGGTGGTGCCAGGTTTCGTTGACACCCACTGTCATGGAGGCGGCGGCGCAGAATTTAGTGACCCAAACCCGCAAACCGTGGAAAACGCCGTTAACATTCATCGTTTACACGGCACCACTACCCTATTTGCCTCAACAGTCACTGCCCCCATAAACACCTTGCGTGACCAATTAACTAGGTTGCGAGCGTTCACTGAAGCCGGCCTGATAGCTGGCGTCCACCTAGAAGGCCCGTTCTTGGCTACTGAAAAAAGCGGTGCTCACCATAAAGAATCTCTCATAAACCCTAGTCAAGAAGCTATTGACGCCTTACTTAATGCGGGGCGAGACAGCATCAAAATGGTCACTATCGCCCCCGAGCTTCCGGGCGCTTTGGACGCTATCCCGCGGCTTACCGAAGCCGGTATTGCGGTAGCGTTCGGACACTCGAATGCCAGTAGCGAGCAAACCCATGCGGGCATAGCCGCTGGCATTCGCGTCGCCACCCACCTTTTCAACGCCATGAACGCGATAAATCATCGCGCGCCCGGCCCGATACCGGCATTATTGACTGATTCTAAGGTGGCTATAGAGCTGATTTGTGACGGTATCCATCTTGAAAAAGACGTAATAAAAATGGCAGTACAAACAGCGGGGGTAGAGCGCGTCATCCTCGTCACGGACGCGATGGCAGCAGCCGGGGCACCCGAGGGTGACTATAGTCTTGGCGGTCTGCCTGTTCGCGTCACAAATCACACAGCCAGGCTCATCACCCCTGGTCAAACGCTTGGCGCAATTGCCGGCTCAACGCTAACCATGGACCGAGCTTTCTGGTTTATGGTCAATGCGCTTGGGTTTTCTATTGCCCAAACTTCACTAATGGCATCCACCAACCCGGCACGCACCCACCACTTACCCGAAGTTGGTGAGTTGACGCCTGGCAAATACGCGGACTTGTGTCTACTCGACAACCACGCACAGCTAACGGCGGTCATGCGTCACGGTCAGTGGCTTAACTCAGCTGGCCGCTAA
- the serS gene encoding serine--tRNA ligase produces MIDPKLLRNDPDAIRRSQRARGESVELVDEAIAADEARRAAISAFESTRAEQKQLGGQIARANPADKPALLAKTKELSGQVKVLQDEAAQAEARYQELMAKFGNIVIDGVPAGGEDDLYVIEEYSKPRDFEAEGFSPRDHLEIGQLIGALDMERGAKVSGSRFYFLTGPGALLEFALMQHALAKALEWGFQPMITPALVKPEAMDGTGFLGQAAEDVYHLERDDMYLVGTAEVALAGFHAGEILDAETLPRHYAGFSSAFRREAGSYGKDTRGIFRVHWFDKFEMFVYCDPDQAEAEHLKLLGFEKEFLRSLDIPFQVLDVASGDLGLSAARKYDCYAWFPGQQRYREVTSTSNCTSFQARRLNIRMRDESGPRPLATLNGTLCAMTRIIIAILENYQNVDGSVTVPKVLRHYLGGREKFELV; encoded by the coding sequence ATGATTGATCCGAAGCTGCTACGTAACGACCCTGACGCTATTCGACGCTCTCAACGCGCCCGTGGTGAAAGTGTGGAATTGGTTGATGAAGCGATTGCAGCTGACGAGGCTAGACGAGCCGCCATTTCAGCATTCGAGTCCACGCGTGCTGAACAAAAACAGTTGGGTGGCCAAATTGCCCGCGCTAACCCGGCCGATAAACCCGCTTTACTAGCTAAAACGAAAGAATTATCGGGGCAAGTCAAGGTTTTGCAGGACGAGGCTGCACAGGCAGAAGCTCGATATCAGGAGCTGATGGCTAAATTCGGCAATATTGTTATTGACGGGGTGCCTGCCGGCGGTGAGGACGACCTTTACGTTATCGAGGAGTATTCCAAGCCGCGCGATTTTGAGGCAGAAGGGTTTAGCCCACGCGATCATCTAGAAATTGGTCAGTTAATCGGTGCTCTGGACATGGAGCGTGGCGCGAAAGTATCTGGTTCACGGTTTTATTTCTTGACCGGGCCAGGCGCGTTGCTGGAATTCGCCTTAATGCAACATGCTCTAGCGAAAGCTCTGGAATGGGGTTTTCAGCCAATGATCACCCCAGCGCTCGTCAAGCCTGAGGCTATGGACGGCACCGGTTTCTTAGGGCAGGCAGCCGAGGATGTTTACCACCTAGAACGCGACGATATGTATCTGGTCGGTACTGCCGAGGTGGCTTTGGCTGGCTTCCATGCCGGCGAAATTTTGGACGCCGAAACATTGCCGCGTCACTATGCCGGATTCTCGTCTGCTTTCCGGCGTGAAGCTGGATCTTACGGTAAAGACACGCGAGGCATTTTTCGTGTTCACTGGTTCGATAAATTCGAGATGTTCGTCTACTGCGACCCGGATCAAGCCGAAGCTGAGCACCTGAAATTGCTTGGGTTTGAAAAAGAATTCTTGCGTTCCCTCGATATTCCTTTCCAAGTGCTAGACGTAGCGTCTGGCGATTTGGGCTTGTCAGCGGCCAGAAAATACGATTGCTACGCTTGGTTCCCCGGTCAGCAGCGCTACCGTGAAGTAACCTCCACCTCAAACTGCACATCTTTCCAGGCTCGCAGGCTAAATATTCGCATGCGTGACGAGTCTGGCCCGCGTCCTTTGGCTACGCTAAATGGCACCCTCTGTGCGATGACGCGAATCATCATTGCAATTTTGGAGAACTACCAGAATGTTGATGGTTCGGTAACGGTTCCCAAAGTTTTGCGTCACTACCTGGGTGGTAGAGAAAAGTTCGAGCTGGTTTAG
- a CDS encoding diacylglycerol kinase family protein, giving the protein MKQVIAIFNPTKVAPEDFHQMVNKAAEKYGFEEPSYLETTADDPGYQMADKAIKAEPDLVLVAGGDGTVRIVCSKLVNTGLPIGLIPAGTGNLLARNLDLPLNLSEAVDFAFTNTPRPIDAIKVIVDGKDDAEHLMVMGGIGFDAQLMNDTNEQLKAVVGSGAYVESFLRNFKAPLRGLRYWVDDDKSHTKKASLTLIANVAKLQGGVSLVPTAKPDDGQLDLLVASPKGLAGWAKMLRKVLFRKHGLTTAIGKRIRIKMSEPTPYEFDGDTLGEGTYFEFSVVPESVSIAH; this is encoded by the coding sequence ATGAAACAGGTCATCGCAATTTTCAACCCAACCAAGGTCGCACCTGAAGATTTTCACCAGATGGTTAATAAGGCCGCCGAAAAATATGGGTTTGAAGAGCCGAGCTATCTAGAAACCACCGCAGATGACCCTGGTTATCAGATGGCTGACAAGGCAATTAAAGCCGAGCCTGATTTGGTGTTAGTTGCTGGTGGTGATGGCACGGTAAGAATCGTTTGCTCCAAATTGGTCAATACTGGCTTGCCAATCGGGTTAATTCCAGCCGGTACCGGTAATTTACTGGCTCGAAATCTGGATCTTCCCCTCAATTTGAGTGAAGCTGTTGATTTTGCATTCACCAACACACCGCGCCCTATTGACGCCATAAAAGTCATTGTTGATGGCAAGGACGACGCCGAGCATTTGATGGTGATGGGTGGTATCGGCTTTGACGCTCAACTCATGAACGACACCAACGAGCAACTAAAGGCTGTAGTTGGCTCTGGTGCTTATGTGGAATCTTTTTTGCGCAACTTCAAGGCGCCGCTGCGCGGGCTACGTTACTGGGTTGACGACGACAAGAGTCACACCAAGAAAGCTTCGCTAACTTTGATTGCCAATGTGGCAAAACTGCAAGGCGGAGTCTCGTTAGTGCCAACGGCTAAACCAGACGATGGCCAGCTTGACTTGCTCGTCGCTTCCCCGAAAGGGCTAGCCGGATGGGCAAAAATGTTACGCAAGGTGCTATTCCGCAAACACGGTTTGACAACGGCTATCGGTAAACGAATCCGCATCAAAATGTCCGAGCCAACCCCCTATGAATTTGACGGCGACACCTTAGGTGAAGGCACCTATTTTGAATTTAGTGTGGTGCCTGAATCAGTGTCGATTGCTCACTAA
- the alr gene encoding alanine racemase, whose translation MGARKDVNHLWGARIINMLYATSANVDLATFRANLRAIRERVGSRQIMVALKANAYGHGAKKLASLVEEEKLVEYLAVATTPEALELRAAGIRLPILRLSPAFDEELPALIEADVQLTVQDSSSLAAIAALSPRHKVHLAIDTGMHRIGCRPADASEVAHQIVTCGLSLEGIFTHLPVADSVEGKEFTNHQLQVFLNTVRTIQDERAANGMAPVPLIHAANSGAILGHDLSGFTLVRPGILVYGYYPDNNWKKTVPVSPILELTSRVSTIHKINAGETVGYSRTWTAPTDRWIATVPIGYADGYSRSLSNRGRMLINGVSYPIAGRVCMDQTMVDLGSASDRPPANVGDKVCLIGHQGNEKITADEIASLMGTISYEVTCLINSRVPRLYHE comes from the coding sequence GTGGGCGCGCGGAAAGACGTCAATCATCTTTGGGGTGCAAGAATAATCAATATGCTTTACGCCACCAGCGCAAATGTCGATTTAGCGACATTTCGCGCCAACCTTCGAGCGATACGTGAACGAGTTGGTTCACGCCAAATTATGGTCGCGCTTAAAGCTAACGCCTATGGGCATGGTGCAAAAAAGCTAGCCAGCCTCGTTGAGGAGGAAAAACTAGTAGAGTATCTGGCGGTGGCAACAACACCAGAAGCCCTAGAGTTGCGGGCAGCAGGGATTAGACTGCCGATACTACGACTATCACCAGCTTTTGATGAAGAACTACCTGCTTTGATAGAAGCTGACGTCCAGTTGACGGTTCAAGACTCATCATCATTGGCGGCTATCGCAGCTTTATCCCCTCGTCACAAGGTGCATCTGGCTATTGACACGGGGATGCACCGCATCGGCTGCCGCCCAGCTGATGCGAGCGAAGTTGCTCACCAAATCGTCACTTGCGGTTTAAGCCTGGAGGGCATTTTCACCCACCTACCGGTCGCGGATTCGGTTGAAGGCAAAGAATTCACTAACCACCAGTTACAAGTTTTCTTAAATACGGTACGAACGATTCAAGACGAGCGGGCAGCCAACGGGATGGCTCCAGTGCCGCTAATTCACGCCGCTAACTCCGGAGCGATATTGGGACACGATTTAAGTGGTTTCACTTTGGTACGCCCCGGCATTCTGGTTTACGGCTACTACCCGGATAATAACTGGAAAAAAACCGTACCAGTGTCCCCCATTCTCGAGTTGACTAGCAGGGTTAGCACCATACACAAAATTAATGCTGGCGAAACTGTGGGCTATTCGCGCACTTGGACGGCTCCCACTGACCGTTGGATAGCAACCGTGCCTATCGGTTATGCCGACGGGTACTCCAGGAGCTTGTCGAATCGCGGACGAATGTTAATAAACGGGGTTTCATACCCCATAGCTGGACGAGTTTGCATGGATCAAACGATGGTTGATTTAGGCTCAGCATCCGATAGACCACCAGCCAACGTTGGGGATAAGGTTTGTCTGATAGGCCACCAAGGTAACGAAAAAATTACTGCCGACGAAATCGCGAGCCTAATGGGCACGATCAGTTACGAGGTGACCTGCCTGATCAATTCTCGGGTGCCTCGGCTCTATCACGAATAG
- a CDS encoding EcsC family protein, which translates to MPDSDLSKSIIANASKGAPEMTGKALRWLIDLAIFGAKGMPSAQASAGRQLRARKGEVEKAIDSLIFQHVALAGTQGFLTNLGGILVSVATMPANLSAVAVLQSRMVAGIAHLRGYDITDSRVHQAVLLTLLGEKIVNNLVADGKLPGSPLVVATAPVADENLEQLIAEHVMAALFSQSGGKQVASLLGKRVPVIGGGVGLAADSYNTFAVGRYARAQFVSRRPAIRDRAEAPEN; encoded by the coding sequence ATGCCTGACAGCGATCTCTCTAAATCTATTATTGCCAATGCGTCCAAAGGTGCCCCCGAGATGACGGGTAAAGCTTTACGTTGGCTCATTGACTTGGCAATCTTCGGCGCTAAGGGAATGCCGAGCGCCCAAGCTAGCGCTGGACGCCAACTTCGTGCCCGCAAAGGTGAGGTAGAGAAAGCCATTGATTCGCTGATATTTCAGCATGTGGCTCTAGCTGGCACCCAAGGTTTTTTGACCAATCTTGGCGGAATTCTGGTCTCTGTCGCGACGATGCCCGCCAACCTAAGTGCCGTTGCCGTCTTGCAGTCACGTATGGTTGCCGGTATCGCCCACTTGCGCGGCTACGACATCACCGATTCCAGGGTTCACCAAGCAGTGCTGCTAACCCTGCTTGGTGAGAAGATCGTCAATAATTTGGTAGCTGATGGCAAGTTGCCAGGTTCGCCCCTGGTGGTTGCCACCGCCCCGGTTGCGGACGAAAACCTAGAGCAGTTGATCGCTGAGCATGTTATGGCTGCCTTGTTTAGCCAATCTGGTGGGAAACAAGTGGCTTCGCTGCTTGGCAAGCGGGTGCCCGTCATTGGTGGTGGGGTTGGCTTAGCCGCTGACTCCTACAACACTTTCGCTGTTGGCCGTTATGCTAGAGCGCAATTCGTTAGTAGGCGTCCAGCTATTCGTGATAGAGCCGAGGCACCCGAGAATTGA
- a CDS encoding citrate synthase, which yields MNERFAKLELDGTTYQIPIVEGTEGELAIDIAKLRTLTGYITLDDGLANTGSCQSKITYIDGDKGILRYRGIAIEDLAEKSSFVETAYLVIFGHLPTADEREKFTSLLTKYSALPTPMMKHFDAFPTNSNPMAIMSAMINSLSMHERPLIEPGDDEALLDYSARLISKVRTIAAAAYKSSIGEMIIQPRNQLRYVDNFLHMMFSQMYDLYEPSPEASHAINQFLVLHADHEQNCSTSTVRMVASGQANLYAACSAGVVALWGQRHGGANVAVVQMLQRMLREGISPKQFLEEVKSPNSTRKLMGFGHRVYKNFDPRAKILGAAAKRLLDSMQIDDPLLDIAHDLAEEALHDDYFIERKLYPNVDFYSGIILRAIGIPLNMFTVMFSIGRMPGWIANWKEINDNQKQRIYRPRQLYVGNPKTEWVPRYQR from the coding sequence GTGAATGAACGATTCGCCAAACTAGAGCTGGACGGCACGACTTACCAGATACCCATCGTCGAGGGCACTGAGGGTGAACTAGCCATCGACATCGCTAAACTGCGCACTCTAACCGGTTACATCACTCTAGATGATGGTTTGGCAAATACTGGCTCATGCCAATCAAAAATCACCTATATCGATGGCGACAAGGGTATTTTGCGATACCGAGGGATAGCTATCGAGGATTTAGCAGAAAAATCTAGTTTCGTTGAAACTGCTTATCTGGTGATTTTCGGTCATCTGCCGACGGCAGACGAACGCGAGAAATTCACGTCCCTATTGACGAAATACTCTGCGCTGCCCACCCCAATGATGAAGCATTTCGATGCTTTCCCAACAAATTCAAACCCGATGGCCATCATGTCGGCAATGATTAACTCGCTGTCAATGCATGAAAGGCCACTGATCGAGCCTGGCGATGATGAGGCATTACTTGATTATTCTGCGCGACTAATCTCTAAAGTACGCACTATCGCGGCAGCCGCCTACAAGTCGTCCATCGGCGAAATGATTATCCAGCCACGCAATCAGTTGCGTTATGTGGATAATTTCCTGCACATGATGTTCTCGCAAATGTACGACCTGTACGAGCCAAGCCCAGAGGCATCCCACGCGATTAACCAATTTTTGGTTTTACATGCTGACCACGAGCAGAACTGCTCAACCTCGACAGTCAGAATGGTGGCAAGCGGTCAAGCTAACCTTTACGCCGCTTGCTCTGCTGGTGTGGTGGCTTTATGGGGTCAACGTCACGGCGGCGCGAATGTGGCGGTCGTCCAAATGCTGCAAAGAATGCTTCGCGAAGGTATTAGCCCCAAACAGTTCTTGGAAGAGGTTAAATCTCCAAACTCGACGCGTAAACTCATGGGATTTGGGCATAGGGTTTACAAGAATTTCGACCCTAGAGCCAAGATTCTAGGTGCGGCCGCTAAGCGGCTATTGGACTCTATGCAAATTGATGACCCGCTGCTGGACATCGCTCACGACCTCGCCGAAGAGGCTTTGCACGACGATTACTTTATCGAGCGCAAGCTATACCCGAATGTGGACTTCTATTCCGGCATTATTCTGCGAGCTATCGGTATTCCCTTGAATATGTTTACGGTGATGTTCTCAATCGGACGGATGCCTGGTTGGATCGCTAACTGGAAAGAAATAAACGATAACCAGAAACAGCGCATTTATCGTCCACGCCAGCTTTATGTCGGCAATCCCAAAACTGAGTGGGTGCCGCGCTACCAACGCTAA
- the pheA gene encoding prephenate dehydratase → MLGYLGPAGTFTHQALTNLIASTPFSDEQLLAFPSVGQALAALRAGQLRACLVPIENSVEGGVSATLDNIGDLSDPLQIVAETVLPIRFDLCARKGVNLNQIDAVISHPHAIAQVRNWLDKNLPKARVQTVGSTAVGAATVAKPDSGNCATVCSSIAAKLFDLRPLVSGLADNQSASTRFVLVSKIGSYPERTGHDKTTLVAYMRQDQPGALLAILQQFATRGVNLCRIESRPTKTSLGSYCFSIDAEGHITDARMADALVGLKRICKDVIFLGSYARADAKSAIIQYGGRDEDYRDAISWVRQIGAKLY, encoded by the coding sequence ATGCTTGGATACCTTGGCCCAGCGGGCACATTCACTCATCAAGCGCTAACGAATCTCATCGCGTCAACGCCTTTTTCTGATGAGCAATTACTGGCTTTCCCTAGCGTAGGTCAAGCCTTAGCTGCATTACGTGCTGGTCAGCTACGGGCATGTCTTGTTCCGATTGAAAACTCTGTTGAGGGCGGAGTTTCTGCAACTCTCGATAACATTGGTGACCTTAGTGATCCGCTACAGATTGTGGCCGAGACAGTGCTGCCGATTCGTTTCGATTTGTGTGCTCGCAAAGGCGTCAACCTTAACCAAATAGACGCAGTGATCTCACACCCGCATGCCATAGCTCAAGTACGTAACTGGCTGGACAAGAATCTGCCGAAGGCCAGAGTGCAGACTGTAGGTTCGACAGCAGTCGGCGCTGCTACCGTAGCCAAGCCAGATTCTGGTAACTGTGCAACAGTATGTTCGTCCATTGCCGCCAAATTGTTCGATCTGCGGCCTCTGGTCAGCGGGTTAGCCGACAATCAATCAGCTAGCACTCGTTTCGTTCTAGTTTCTAAAATCGGCTCTTACCCTGAACGCACTGGACACGACAAAACCACCCTGGTTGCTTATATGCGTCAAGATCAACCTGGCGCATTGCTGGCAATCTTGCAGCAATTTGCTACTAGAGGGGTTAACCTTTGCCGAATCGAATCTCGTCCAACCAAAACATCACTAGGTAGCTACTGCTTCTCGATAGACGCGGAGGGGCATATCACAGATGCTCGAATGGCTGATGCGCTAGTTGGGTTGAAGCGGATATGTAAGGACGTGATCTTCCTGGGCAGCTACGCGAGGGCGGACGCCAAATCCGCGATAATCCAATACGGCGGCCGCGATGAGGACTACCGAGACGCTATCTCGTGGGTGCGTCAAATCGGAGCTAAATTGTATTAG